The DNA segment aaacctttaaaaaaaaaggtGCCAAACCTGAAGCATGAAGTCTTTTTGAAGTATATGTTGCACGCCATGCAAAGCCGATGCCACAGCATAAGCATACCTTTAAGTTCAGAAAACATGTCAATACCTACACATATTCGGACAGGGCATGGAGATATATATAGAAAGATTAAAAGAAATTTGAGCATGCTCATGTCGGACAGATACTCATATCCGACAATCTTGCCAAAGTCTGAGTAAGATAGCCAATACTTACATTTCTAGCACCCATCCAAAAGTTTTATCAGTCTCGGGATCGTCCTTCATTTTTAAAGAAACATTCATCCAAGTAGGAGCGATTTTTTCCAATAATTCCTGTATAAGAAAAGTCCTTCAATATATAGAAGCATCTCCCCTTAACCCAAAACGTTTTAATAGACTCGAATCCAAATCCATGACAATTGACAAAAAATAATGACAACATAAAAGGAATGCCGTCAAGGGTGACAATGGAGGAACAAATACAGTCATCCGAGAACTTGGATCTAATAATGAAAATCAACGCTTAATTGTCAGACAACTCTGCATCGAGCCTAACCTATAAATCAGTTAATAGGAGTTTTTTTTACCTTCTTGATAATGACGGGTGAATTGCCGATTGGATCTATATTTGTCACCGGTCCCATCTCCTCCGGGAAAAACTTCCTTAACAACTTTTCGTTCTGATCCGGCTTAATGTAGAAAAAGGGGAATGCAGCCGGGTATCCTCCATGTGCTAGATTAGGTAGGGGAGTGACAAAAATGTGGTCAGGCTCTGCCATCAATACGTATCTGCATCGAGAAAAATGGTTAAACAAGCTTTAGAAACCTATATTGCTTTGACTTCTCATTGTTCTCGAAGTTACCCATGTCCGACACATATTCGGATATGAGGATAGTACCTTCTGAGGAAccccaaatacatggaaaaattgCACTCATACCCGAACCCAAGTAACGGATTAAGGTACTATGAAACTGATAACGAAATCATGATATGTAAAAGCACTCACTCTTCTTCAATTGTAGCCTTTTCCAGCCATTGCACAAAAGCCCATGGTCGATTTAAGACGATGTATCCCTGACAAATACAAAGAATGCATTCTTTCAAGCTATATCAATCTATAATTGTTTCAATGTTATTAAGGCTCATGATAACCGATAAGAAGAAATCTAATCCGACTTCTTGAAAGACAAATTAGTTCGCTTTGTCTAGATCGATggcttaaacaaataaaacaaaactcTAAGACCTTTCTGAGCCTGTAAACATACATAGAAAAAGTGACAGCGACTAGTGGTAACCAAAAATATGGTATCACAACAAAACTCACCCGATCAAGCCCTGCTGGAAGAGGATCGACTATGACGGTAGGAATCTCGTTCATCAAATTGTCAGGATTCCCAGAGTGTAAAATACGAGTGAAACCTCCCATCTCCGACCCAGGTAAGTCCTTCTGCTTCTTATACCAATAGTACATGATACGACACTGCCATTTGCTGTAGGGAGCATCAGTGGCAGTTAAGGCAACATGGAAAGGCATTTTGGCACGCTTCAATTTCCTCACACTTTCGGGCATCTCAATGATGGGATCAACAAATATTCCACCATCGGAGTTATAATAGATTGTCGGTTTTGAAATAGATCTATTGTGCATTACCATTGTTACAAGATTATATGTGGCAAAGCAAACACCAAGAACTAATGTAATGAGAAGGAGCGGCGAAACACTTCCCATGTTCTTTCTCGATATCATCGACCACGATCTCCGATCCTCCAAAGTCCAAACTGCTTAAAAACAAGCTCTACACCGCAAAAACGCCCACACCGGTTGACAATGGAAAAAAGCCACTACACAATTAGTTGGAGTACACTAACAGGAGAATGCAGCTCCAAGAATTACTGCAAAACGAAGTTGACGCCAATCAAGAACCGAACAACAAagtccacggaatatcgaaaatCAAGCAAGAATATGTTGCAACTAAAAATAGAAAGACTATTCAGAAAATCTACATAAAACAGACAAAATATTATCACAGGCACATCAAAGCTATGTTGCTCAGATTCGGGTATAAATGTTCGATACCCCGAACCCATGTCTAAAAACATGTCGAACACgaatatttcaagaaaaagaagAGTTGGAGCCATATAAGAATCGAAGACATACAGAAAGAATGAACAAAAAGGGATCcatatttcaataaaaccaaaCAACACCATTCAATTTCCATGAAAATCAATCAAGAAACCAATGCAATTGGTAAAAGCAAACACTGTTTTTTACAAGTTTCAGACAAAAAGGAATTCAAAACATACCCAGAAAGGATGGAGATCAAGGAAATCTTGAGACCTAATCAAGAACCAAATAAGAAAGTCAAAACAAGAGAGTCAATTCGCAAGGTTTGAAGTTAAAGAAAAACCCCCATTTACAGGCAACCTTGTCAGAATTTTGAGATCAAAAACAaaataagtgaataaaatatatataaaacttgcCACTAGTTAATACAATTCAAAAACGTTTACTAAATAAAAAGTCAAACAAAcagacaaataaataaagatgaataaatgaataaaaaaattgaagttttaaGAACTTCGATTTGtgagaagaaaaaagagagcaaaggaaTGGTTTTTAATGCAAAAACAAGGTAAATAAGAAAAACCCAGATGCAAGTTAAGAACTTTGGAAATGTATTTTTAAAAGCTTATTAGCTTAAAACCCATGTTGTttgtttaaagaaattttacatggcaTAAACCATTAAAACAtgggaaaaaaaaaaccaagcttGTTGATTACACTATTGCTTTTTTCCATGTTAGAAAGAGAAAATCTTACAGTTGTCTGAGGGAGATTTTGTAAAGTGAAAAGTTGAAGTCTTGTGGAGGTGAAGGAGGGGTTGGTCAATGGTGGGGTGTAAATTTAAGTTATGATTGGCAAGTGAGAAAATTGaagatgaaagaaaaaggaaagttgGAAATTAGAAGATTGATAATAATCATATATGGAATGGAATCCATGAATATTAGTGTGAATTCATTAAAAGGATGAGGaaattttacttcttttttatttatttatggaaaTTGGAAAATTTGCTTACAATTTTTTTAGTggaattgatttatttatttattatagtttaagttattttattttttcccctaaaaatagttattttatttttctttctttaggataaaaactataaatattaccCACTTCTAAgagtagttttatatttttttccttttttttaaataataattatataaatggaCGAAAAGCAAAGCAAAAATATGTTTGcatggaaaaatatattttatattaaataattattttgtataaaacTTCTCAAGCattgtgaaaaagttgtaaaatgttcttaaattatattaaaaataataaataaataaataaactttaacTTGCTCTATGTATTATAATAATTAGTTTGTATTTACATATTATAGATGAGTCGGttgtatatattaaatttataatattgtttttaaatataataaatttataaaaatatattaatgaattaaaaaagtaatgtaattataaaatacttttaaaaatatttaattaatttaaaaagagTTATACTAATgtgatttaaattaaaaagaaaatattgaatattgaaataagagtgagaattttttttattccacaaaaatccttaaaaaattgacatgtctttttttaaaaaatattttattatatcctTATAGAACTCTTGTCAACCCCTGACTTTGTTTGTATAGTTTAAAAACTCTTCTGATAAtgtaggggcgaagccagaacaaattGTTGGGGGGcagataaaattttaagtttttatagtttatatctttatgatttgtaaatgattaaatcaaaattttataattttaagagggccaaagtgtaattttatctttattaatttaaaatttttaaaaaattttaagggccaaaagaataaatttacattttggggggccggggcccatgccaaCCCCCCTGGCTCTGCCTTATGATAATGTACAAATAATCTTctttaaaactatataaaaattcattacggtttgaatattaatatattagaatttaaagaatattattaataatttcttacaaattatttattttatatccattgttaaattaatttattttaatgctaaaatttagttgttgtatttttatatttatctttttttactttaatcaataaatttaattaattcttattatatttaaaaataaaaatttaatttgataaatgttattaatatgtgcttttttttaactatattttaagttaaacaaatttaatatttattaactttaacattatatcattgaaagttaattcaattaaataaaatcttaaaataaagagataatttttttaaaatcaactttatatttgacatataaaaaatttaaacaaaatgtatgtgataacttaaaaattttaaaagagtaatttacccaatatatatatataacatataaaaaattataaaaaaattaaaaaaagccatggaataattttaaaaattaaaagacaaggagtaaaatagtaatttatccAATTTATAAATTAGTACTTCTAATGGTTTTCGtgtgtcaaaaaaaaaaactataatgtCAACATGactattatttccttttttttagcCTCGTATTGTTAtagtgtacatatatatatatatatgattagaaCGTGTTTGAAAAACCACATAATAATTAGTAGGCCTCACTAAATTGACTGGAGTTGGAGCATTCCAACCATACCATACAAATCTTAGAGAGACGATGAGAATTAGAGTAGTTATACAAGTAATTACTAACAATTACTATATCTCTTTCTAGACATACCCatgatttaactttaaaaattcatttttatacaataataatattttaattttcaactatatattttaaaaattaaatattttattcacattttaacctactaaataatgaattaaattacataatatttattattaattatttttacttggGCTAATCAAGAATAACAAGACTATATGTTTAATGTCAGAGAAAGAATATCCCAACAAATATAAAAAgatagaataattaaataaaatcgtATAGAATAtgtatttttcttattaattttattactaattgtattatcaaatataataattatacttTCATGCAATTATCTCGTGATCTCCAAACACACTCTTATTTTATAAggttaactacaaaaatagtagattacattttagtcacttatgtttgaaatgttacgttttagtcatttacgttaccgttttgttacaaagtggtcactctaccgttaccTCTCTAATGGCAGTTCAAAtaagttttaaatgccaacttagatgTCCAATTATTGGGataaaaataggtttttaattaaataaatttaatttggattgccATGTAGGACATTCAAGTcagcatttaaaacccatttagacAGCCACATAGGATTGCTGTTAGGGAGATAACGAAGCTTAACGGTAGAGtaaccacttcgtaacaaaaagataatgtaaatgactaaaacgtaatatttcaaatataaatatctaaaatgtaatttgaaacaaacaaaaatgactattaatttagtttatcctattttatattataaacaaCTTACCTTGTGTATTTAATTGGTACAGTActgaaaattttatattcattCCAATTAGATCCCAAagataattttcaaaataatatataattataaacagttaatttaaaaaagtaaatgaTACTCGAATCCGCCgtttattatttatcatatttatggCATTTGGAATTGCATTGGGAAAATGGGAGCTGACGTGGTCCCCAACACATGCCAAATTTTTTAATGCCAAATTTTTTAATGGctagatttttatttatttttaattgccaaacataaattaaattttctcCCATGCCAAACATCAATTAAATTTAAGGTACTGGATCAATTCAATGCCTcgtcttatttttttaatttaaataaaaaattatataattaaataataactctAACctgacttgaatttttaaatcttTGTACAGGTTAAACGAGTATCCCAATTAATCACTATAGtcttttttatttccttattatGTAGGGTTTAATATAACAAAAACACATtgttaatgattttaaaaataataatttaaaaatagccAATtgcaattatatataataaactcggaaaaagtaaaaagaagaTTGTTATTATATAGCTATAAATGAACGCTTGTGATAGTCAACGGTTCAAATAATAcatttattaagttaaataaatGAGTAgggataaataatttatgttcaTTTATGTTTAAGTACAAACTTCTTTGTAGATTTGCTCATTAGCTCAtttataaactatttttttaaatataatatttttctataaaaaatattaatcgaATATGCTCACGAACATTAATCGAACTAAACCTGaacatatcaaataataatcgAACTGAGTTCAAACATGATGTCAAAAACTTAACGAGACACGAACCCAACATAAACAGCTTCaaacataaacaaacaaacatgaacaaaattttcttcgTTTGAGCCTTATTTACCCCGTTATCTCCTTTAAACTTCAAaagttatttaattaaaagaatatcAATTTTGAGAAAACAAATTACtataattatagatttaattatttcaattttgaaaatctgtaaaacataaaaaataatagaaagcaCAACACAATACAGAAGAAATAATACGAATATACATACACGAATTGCCAGAAATcaacattttattataaaatataaataggatcaaatgatagtgtgatttaGAAAGatttatgagaacaaaactttcgGTGATGTACAGAGATAAACCCTAAATCAAGTGCAAATATCTACTAGCTTATACTATTTGATGTGATCTTCCACTCATGTCCGAAAATTCAAGAGCTAAACGCTTATGTTGATTTTCTAACATCGGACCAATTGCGACCACGGACACATTTTCAGTCTCATCGCATTTGTTACGGTGGCGGATTGATGACCGAGTCGAAATCGTAAAATAACGATCATAACTTATCTCTCTATTTAATTACCTGATCTGAGGCACGCGATAGGATCGTTTTAGAGATCCAAAACTCTTCGTGGATATGTGAACTTAATGTCTCTCAATCAACTTAGGCAAGATTGGTAAGGAAAAGATTCGTAGTATGGCATTACCATGGCTCGGAGTTGTTGCCAAGAAAATTACGGCCATAAATTGGTTGGCACCAGTCTTCCTCCATTGCAATGAGATTCAGACGCACAAACAATTTCTGAACAGCTTCCTCTTCTAGAATGCTAACTGAATTTGTTGACCTACTTTGTGAGGAGGAAGGACTCTGCAATAAGTTTATTGAACTTCTTTATCTCAGTCTTTAAAAATCGAAATTAAAAGTCATATATTTATATCACACTGAATTTTACCTTTGCATCTTGGTACAACCTGAGGTATTTCAGAGACTGCTGGTATAATCCACAATGGTAGAGGAGAATGCTGTAATCTCTAATTTCTTTTGGATCGGTTTTTAGAAGAATGAGACGTTCACATGCTGCAATGAGAGTAACAATTTTGTATTAATGAAGCATAAGTACATTAACCGCAATATTGCATTTCAAACGTATACAGGCAAACAAGTTTAGGAGGAAAAGACATTTGAGGGGGAAAGCAAAGAAGTTTTGCTTAAAGCAGGTTGGAGCAAAGTAATCCAAAAGCATAGGGAAGGACAAAGAAAGGTAACAGCTAAGCAGAACCTTGAGCTGACAAACTATATTGTTCGGACTCAAGTGTGTTTCGGATATGGAAATATGTTGGAAAtgggtattttcaatttttttctaggTTTTTCAACGTATTTGATGGATCCTCGGAAGTTCATATCCCCATAGACTCATATCCATATCCTTATATGGGTTGGACATGAGTACTTCAAGAGAAAATAAGTGTCGGAGCAACATGACTGACAAGTAAAATgagaagaaatggaaaaaagaaattgGGAGtgttttataagaaaaaaatgtgAGATGCAAGAAAATGAAAGAGATGATTATTTTCCATCCTAATACAAAATCATTCTAAGTTGGAATGATATGTGGAGGGAAAAATCGGGTCAGATCATTCAGTTATTAAGTTAAATTTCAGTTAGGTTGGGTCAAGTTAAGGGTAAAAAAAATTGGGTTAGCTTTTGCCACCTCTAGACTATCATGTGTTAATGTATATTATGTTAAGGGGTAATTTTGTTGCTGTAATTGGATTCAAATTTCTGTTATTTCGGTTATGTTGCTTTTGTAGTTAGTAAAACGCATTGTTTAGGGACCTAATTTAATGAAACTATGTGTTTTGGGTTTAAGGTTGAAATGGGGCATATTGATGAGGGTAAAATGTCACCGTTAAAAGAAACGGTGCGGTTCAAGCCTACAACTGGCCATAACGATTTCTAACTGAATTTCAAACCAGCTGTGGCCTCTCTCTCTCGTGTTTAACAGCAGAGGAGAGGGGAAGAATGGATCATCAAATTCAGTTATTGAATTAAAAGTTTGCTTTCTTCTCTCCCTTTCTACTTTTGTTTTCTGTTTTCTGTTTTCTCCCTACTTTCTGGAGTTTGATCTTATCAAAGGTATCAGAGATTAGCGATTCTCTACGGCCGATTAGGGGATCTCCACCTGATTGCAGAAGGAAGTTACCCATCTTCAGCAGGAGATGGCCAAGCTTCAGACTGAGTTTTCTCGATGACTTGTATGGAGGGGTGTTTCAAGGAACTGAAGGAAGATTTTTTAGGGGAGCTCAAGTCAGAATTTCAAGGGCTATTCGAGCAATACCTGGGTTGTTTGGCTGGTTCTTCTGTGGCTGGTCAGTCATCAAACAAGGGCAAGGGGATCTTGGGTGGACCTCCAACAGGCTTTCCCCCTAAGGAGTCTTTGCCAACTTCTCCTACGGTGTATATAGGCAGTTTGAGCCCTTCCCACCATTCAGACAGTATGAAGACCGTTTCAAAAGCTTAAAAGTTTGGAGTGCCTTCGATTTGATGGATATGATTTTCGTGCTTGGTGGGCCAAGTTGGAGCAGTACTTTGAGGCTGAGGGAATTGCTGCCAACACTCGAGTCAGAACAGTTATGTTGCCTTTGGAGGGTAAGACCCTTGACTGGCATCACTTTTACACTCAACGCCAGGGAGGTTTTCACATGTTAACCTGGGATTCTTATGCCTAAAGCCTACGAAAACGTTTTGGGTCAAGTGTCTTCCAGGATCCAATAACAGACCTAGTGTCTTTGAGGCAAGTGGGTTCAGTGGATCAATATCATGACACATTAGTCAGCCTTTTGAATCAACTGCACCTACCAGAGACTTATGCTTTAAGCATATTCATCAACAATATGAAGGCTAAAATTGGGCAGTACCTACAACTTTTTAAACCCAAGTCTCTAGTGGAGGATTTTTGGATAGCTAGGTAGGTGGAAAACATCCTCAACAAGACTTCCAAGCATGGGCTCTTGTCTGGATGGGGAGTATCTTCTTGAGCACCTCCCTTATCTGCCTCGAGTTCTAGTGCTTCCAAGGCTTCTGTGGCAACAATTCCTATCACTCAGACCAATGGTACTGTAAGCTTTGAGGGCCAGACTAAGGGACCAACTAGATCCTTGTCTTTAGTTGAAACTGAGCCCAGGAAGAGAAATGACCTGTGCTTTTGGTGTGGAGCCAAATATAATATTGGCCATAAAAGTGTGAAGCCTCAACTCTATCAACTCTTGTTGGATCCATGCATAGAGGGAGAAGGGGAAAAGTTCCAAGAGTGCCTTGATCAACTTGAGGATCCCACCCTAGCTGAGGAGACTGCTCAAGGGCCACTACTATCCTTGCATGCCATCCAAGGATCCCAAGGGCTCAACACTATGAGAGTGGTAGCATGCTTTGGAAATGCCGAGGTTATCATCTTGGTTGATTCAAGTAGCACTCACAACTTTATTAGTGGTAAGTTAGTGAGACAGTTGTCTTTGCCAATGAGTTAAATGAGTAGGCTGAAAGTTACAGTTGCTATCTGCTTATGGAATCTGTAGAGGGGTGAATTGGAGGACTCAAACCACTAGTTTCCATACTGAGTCCTTTGTGCTTCCTTTGAAGGGCTGTGATTTGGTACTAGTTGTTCAAAGGTTACTTTCTTTAGGGACCATTACTTGGGAATTTAGTTCTTTGACCATGCAGTTTGTATATGAAGGGCAGCAATGTGTGTTGAAAGGGATACAGCCTGGAACTATCCAACTCCTGGAGGAAACTCAGTCCACCAAATATTTTTCTGTGGTTGGCCAAACTTTGGGACCTTGTGCAATGGTGCTGACTACACCAGTGCAGGCATCACTACAGTCAGCATTGTTAATGAGAGCTACTTCCACCTCTGA comes from the Gossypium hirsutum isolate 1008001.06 chromosome A06, Gossypium_hirsutum_v2.1, whole genome shotgun sequence genome and includes:
- the LOC107928113 gene encoding hydroxyproline O-arabinosyltransferase RDN2, which gives rise to MISRKNMGSVSPLLLITLVLGVCFATYNLVTMVMHNRSISKPTIYYNSDGGIFVDPIIEMPESVRKLKRAKMPFHVALTATDAPYSKWQCRIMYYWYKKQKDLPGSEMGGFTRILHSGNPDNLMNEIPTVIVDPLPAGLDRGYIVLNRPWAFVQWLEKATIEEEYVLMAEPDHIFVTPLPNLAHGGYPAAFPFFYIKPDQNEKLLRKFFPEEMGPVTNIDPIGNSPVIIKKELLEKIAPTWMNVSLKMKDDPETDKTFGWVLEMYAYAVASALHGVQHILQKDFMLQPPWDLEIGKKYIIHYTYGCDYNMKGELTYGKIGEWRFDKRSFLRGPPPRNLPLPPPGVPESVVTLVKMVNEATANIPNWDAE